Part of the Desulfovibrio sp. ZJ209 genome, GCACCGAAAAGGCTGTTTTTGACGGATAATTTCGGCGTTACCCCCGCAGCACAGGCGCACTGTCAACTCACTGGTATAACAAAGCCTTTAATTTACAGACAAATGGTACAGTTTTGCCGGATCATATGTTAAAGGCAATAATTAATGGCGTTGGTACGGTTCGGTTTAGCATTGATGCTATGGGGGACACGTTTGAGGCGCAGCGGGTGGGTGCAAAGTGGGATGTGGTCAAAAAAAACGTAGAGCGGCTTTTGGCAAAACGTGATCCTGAAAGAATTAAAGTTGCTCTCTATCCAACTATAACACGTAAAACACTTCCTTGCGTGCTCGACTTATGTCGCTGGGCCGAATATAATAAAATTGACGCAGTACATCTTCACTATTATGACCCTATCGGTGGGGGGATTGAAGAAAGACCAACACTTGCGGAACAAAAACTCCTTTTCAAATCACTCCAAGAGCAGGAGAGAGAGAGAGAGAGAGAGAGAGAGAGAGAGAGAGAGAGAAAGAAAGTGTGTGAGAGGGAGTTTCCAGATCACCTTAGAAGGCCAAGCGATAACACAAGCAGACAAAGGTTATTATTTTATAAGTCCACATCATAATAAATATCCTCTCAAGCAGAACTATAAGTATGGGCCATGTATACCACGTCCCAATACTGGCCCCTATGCAAAGTATATATGTTTTGACACCCTCCTAATGGGAAACATTACGCCAGACGGGATGTTTTTCCCCGGATGTTGCCGGTTGTGGGCCAAGACATTCCCCTGCCCAACCAATGATCGGGACTTTTTCTCCTTTTGGTTCGGACCGAAACTCACCCAAATACGCGATTCATTATCCTACAAGTCACCCCGGCCTCAGATGCTGCCCGAATGTCAAAAATGTATCTCGGCCCGGGTTCGCTCTCTTATCAAGAAGTAAGCATACCCCCCCCGGCAAAGCCCAAGGGGGGTATGCTTACCGCCTCAAGCCTCGTAGACCCAGTGCAGGATGCGCTTGTGCACGCGCAGGCGGTATTCAGCCTGGCGCACCAGAAGCGACGCCTTGCTGGAGAGCACGGCCGGCGCAACGGGGATGGCGCGCACCGGCGAGGCGCAGAGCAAAAGCCGCGCGTCGGGGATGGCCTTCCCCATGAGCTCCGGCGTGATGGCCCAGTCCGCCTGCTGCAGGGCGTCCAGCTCCCCGCGGTAGCCGGCAAACACAAAGTTCACGTCCTTCACCGCCTCTTCGGGAGACTCCACAAAGGTCACCGGGCTTCCGATACGCGCCGCCTTGGCTTCCAAGCCTGTAATGTCGAACTGCTTCGGCACTGCCACGCGCAGGGCGAAGGGGAACCACGCCGTCGCCTCGATGAGCGAATGGAGCGTGCCGTTGGCGCAGCCCACCCAGGCCGCGGTGACGCCCGCAAGGTCGCGCGCGATGCGCAGCATGCAGGCGATGTCGGCCAGCGCGTGCGCGGGATGCGCGTCCGGGCTGCCGGCATTGATGATGGGGAAATGCACATCAACCTCCGAGACGTTCCATGTCGTCACGGGCAGCGCGTAGGTATAGAGGCAATCGAGGTAATAGCCGAAGATGGGCATGAGGTGTTTCTGGAAGTCACTGACCTCTTGATGCCAAGCCCCGGAGGGGCTGCCCTCGAAGATGGTGGTGCCGCCCATCTGGCGCACGGCGGCCGTGACGCAGAGGCGTTCGGGCAGGGAATGGCGGGCGAAGGCGAGCAGCGCCACCTTCTCGCTCATGAAATCCGATTGCAGCTTGGCATCCGGGATGCCGATGGCCTGCTGCACGAGCAGCCAGCAGGTTTCCGGGCCCAGTTCCCTAATGGTCAGGACATTTCGCGCCATGGCTTCCTCCCTGATGAACTGCATACGTGAGAGAGCGTCGCGCTCTACGCGCTTCAAGAGTAGCAGGGGGGCCGGGCCGTGTCCAGACGGCGCGCGGCAAGCAAGATGCGTTCAGAAGTTTCCGCAAAAAATTTCCTTGACGCCGCCGCAAGTTCTCGTCCGCGCAAAAAGCGGGGTGCGCGCCCGGCCACGATGCCTTGACAGCATGCGCCGCTGAAACTACAAGAATCGAAGGAGAACGCCCCCGGGCTTCTCCCTCAAGGAGCGGGCACGGCGCTGTCCGCCGAGGCCGGTTCCGGCGCAATCGCCGCCACTAACCCAAGGAGAGTACCATGGTCGAAGAACTTACTGACGCCACGTTTGCGAACGCCATGAAGAGCGACATCCCGGTCTTTATCGATTTCTGGGCGCCTTGGTGCGGCCCGTGCCGGGCCATGGCCCCGATCATTGAGGAGGTGTCCAAGGAATATGAAGGCCGCGTTCGCTTCTACAAGATGAATGTGGATGAAAACCCCGCCACGCCCACCCAGTACGGCGTGCGCGCCATCCCCACCATGGTGCTCATCAAGGGTGGCGACACGGTGGAGCAGGTCACGGGCGCCATCACCAAGGACGCCCTCAAGAAGATGGTTGATTCCAAGGCTTTGCCTAATGAAGGCGTTGCCTAATGTATGACGCCGTTATCGTTGGTGCTGGTCCTGCCGGCATAACGGCTGCCCTCTACCTGGCCCGCTCCGGCTGTTCGGTGCTCCTTTTCGAGAACCTGACGCCGGGCGGCCAGGTGCTGCTGACGGAAAAACTGGAGAATTACCCCGGTTATCCGCAGGGCATCAAGGGCTATGAGCTGGCGGATCAGTTTGCGGCCCATCTGGCTGACCTGAACTCCATCGAGCGCCCCCAGGGCGAGGTGAGTTCCATCACCGGCAAAGCCGGGGATTTCACCATCAAGGCCGAGGCGGGCGAGGACGAGTACCACGCCCGCGTTGTCCTCGTGTGCTCGGGCGCGCGCCACCGCACGCTCGGCCTGGAGAAGGAAGACACCTTCATCGGGCGCGGCGTTTCGTATTGCGCCATCTGTGACGGCAACTTCTACCGCAATCAGGTGGTGGCCGTGGCGGGCGGCGGCAATTCGGCCCTGGAAGAGACGCTGTATCTTGCCAACATCGCGTCCAAGGTGCACCTCATCCACCGCCGCAACGCTTTCAGGGGCTACCAGATCTATCAGGACAGGATCGCCGCCAATGACAAGGTGGAAGTGCACCTGAGCACCGTTATCGAGGCGTTGGAGGGCGAAAAGGAACTCACCGGCCTTGCCCTGAAAAATGTGGTGACGGGCTCGCAGGAGATCCTGCCGGTGCATGGCCTGTTCATCTATGTGGGCTTTATCCCCCAGACAGGCTTCCTCCCCGAGGCCGTGGAGCGGGATCATCAGGGCTTTCTGGTGACGGATACGGAAATGCGCACCAATGTGCCGGGCATCTTCGCCGCGGGCGACATCCGCTCCAAGCTCTGCCGCCAGGTCATCACCGCTGCCGGCGACGGCGCGACCGCCGCGCAGGCGGCATTCGTCTTTCTGGAACAGCTCGATGGCTAAAAAACTGCTCCGCTGCCTTCTGTTGGCCCTCTCGCTCGGCGCGCTCGCCGGCTGCGGCATCATAGACATGCTCTATCTGCCGCCGGCCGAAGATACCGCCCAGGAGATCTTTGAAGCGGCCAACGATGCCATGAGCGAAAAGAACTATGTGCGCGCGGTGGAGCTGTACAACAAGCTGCGCGACAACTACCCCTTCAGCCCCTACACCATCGACGCGGAGCTCTCCCTCGGCGACGCCTACTTCCTCGATGAGGAGTATGACCTCGCCGCGGAGACCTACAAGGACTTTGAGGCCCTCCATCCGCGTCACGAGGCGATGCCCTATGTGCTCTACCAGACGGGCATGTCGCTTTTGAAACAGTTCCGCTCCATCGACCGCGCCACCACGGAGCTGCAGGAGGCCTATGACTGCTTCAGCCGCCTCCAGCAGTCCTACCCCGATTCGCCCTATGCCAAGAGCGCCGAAGAAAACATGCTGACCTGCCGCAAGCTCATGGCCGAGCATGAGCTCTATATCGCGGATGTCTTCTGGCATATGGGCAAGTACGGCCCCGCGTGGCGGCGCTACGAGTTCGTCGCGGACAACTTCAAGGATGTGCCCGAGGTGGCGGAGCACGCCAAGGAAAAGAGCATCGCCGCCTACCACAAGTACCGTTCCGAAGTGGCCGCCGAGACGCGCGAAAAGCGCCAGGGCTCCTGGAAGAACTGGTTCACCTGGCTCTAGCGGCGAGGAACATGGGCTGAAAAGATGCAAAAGGGCTGCCGGCAAGACCGGCAGCCCTTTTCTGTCCTGAGGCGTGGCCGAGGCCCAAACTTGCGGCAGGCTCCTGCGCCCGCGCACCCTACGGCGCCCCCGGTCCGCGCCCGTGGCGCAAAAAACAAGCCTGCGCCTATAAGCTGGCGTACTCCTCGTCACCCACGGGCTCGAGCCATTCGGTGGAGGCATCCTTGCCCGGCACCTCCACCGCGAGATGCACGAACCAACTGTCTTTTGCCGCGCCGTGCCAGTGCTTGACATTGGCCGGAATGACCACCACATCCCCGGCGCGCAGTTCCTGGGCCGGCTTGCCCCATTCCTGGTACCAGCCCCGGCCCCAGGTGCAGAGCAGGATCTGCCCGCCCTTCTCAGCCGCACGATGGATGTGCCAGTTATTGCGGCACCCGGGTTCAAAGGTGACATTGCCGATGGGGAGGCCGTCCCTCGTCAGCATGTTCAGGTAACTCTGCCCCTGAAAAAATTGCCCGTACGGATTGACTTCCCCCCGCTTGAAGGGCCCCATGGCTGGTTCTGGCATCTGTCTGTCCTTGCTGTTTCCGGGTTCAGGCGTTCTGGCGGCACAGGCCGGCGACGCCCAGATTGTTCAAGTACCACATTAAAAACGCCGGGCGGCAGACAACGCCCCGCGCGTCCGCCGCCCGTCCCGACGCCCGCTTCCGGGCGTCCCCCTTCCTTTCTCCCCCAAAGTCCCTGCAAGCCCGCGCTGGCTCCCCGGCCTGTGCCGAGGCCGCGCCGCGGGCGGCCGCACACGGGCCTTAAGCAGGGACGAAATCGATGCTGCCGAGCAGGTGGTCCAGGTCCAGCAGGATGAGCAGCCGGTTGTCCAGCTTGCCGATGCCGCGGATATATTCGGAGCCGATGCCCGCCACCACCGGCGGCGGATCTTCCACTGTGCTTTCGGGGATGCGCAGCACCTCGGAAACGCCGTCCACGAGAAAGCCCACGATCTTCTGTTCCAGCTCCATGACCACGATGCGGGTGTTGCTGTCGGGCTTGTGCGCGGCCTTGTTGAAGCGCGTGCGCATGTTGATGACGGGAATAACCTTGCCGCGCAGGTTGATGACGCCCTCGATGAATTCCGGCGCGCGGGGCACCATGGTGATCTGCATCAGGCGGATGATCTCCTGCACGGCGAGGATGTCCACCCCGAACTCCTCCTCGCCGATGCGGAAGGTGACGAGCTGGATGAGGTCGTCGTCATGCGGATCATGGCCCGGGGACGTGGCAACCTGAGTCATGGCATATCCTCCTTGCGCGGCGCATGCGCCGCCCCCTTGTGCCTCACTTATCGGCACTCTCCAAAAAAACTTAGTACCCGGGGCTCACTCTGCCGCGTGCGCCGCCCCGAGCCCGAGGAGCTTGCGCCAGCGGGGCAATGCCGCATCAAGGTTCAGGTATTCCCCCGGCAGCGCGGGCGTGGCGGGCACGGCCAGATGGCGGCGCACATCCTCTGGCGTGGCCGTGCGCGCGAGGCCCGGCACATCCTGGAGCGGGCAGAGGTCAAAATCGTCCCGCGGCATCATGACCATGAGCGCAAGGCCCTTGAGCGCGGCCTCGAGGGCAGCGGTGGTGGAATTGGAAGTCCACACCATGACGCCCGGGGCGAGCGCCAGCGCCAGCGGCGCGCTGCTGATGCGCACCTTTTCGGCATCGGCGCCGAGCAGGCCACGCAACATGTCCTCCACCGGGAGATATGGATGCGGCTTGACGGTGATGTTCCAGCCCTCGAGGAGCCCCTGCTGGTAACAGCGGGCGAACAGGCGCAGGTGGGCTTCGGTCTCGTCCCTGAAAAAGCTCGTGAGCAGGAGCAGGCGAGGGCCGTGACGGCCGTCCACCGGCTCGCCCGCTTGCGGCGGCAGGGCTTCTTCCTTCGGGGGGGCGCTTGGCTTGTGCTGCGCCAGATAGAGGTAGCGCAGGGCCTCCACCTCGCCGAGGCGCGCGGGGGGCATGCCCGCCTCGAGCCACTGGCGGCAGGCCGAGCGGCCGTTGCCCTCGATGGCCTCGGGCTGGAACAGGGCGCAATCGGGCGCGCTGAAGGTGCGCGGATCATCGAAATAGCGGAAGTCCGTGGGCCGGATGCTGGAATGCTGCGCCCCGATGACCGGGCCCGGGGCCACAGGCTGCGCAGCCCCGGATGCGGCTTCGGGCGCTCCGGCCCGCGCCGCGCCCCTGAGGCGCATGGCCGTGGTAAGCATGCGCTCCCATGGGCAATTCTCCAGCGGAAAGAGCGTCCAGCGCTGCGGTCCGCACCATGCCGCATAGCGCAGGAAGGCCCGCTGTTGCAGGCAGCGCTCAAGCGCGCGCCAGCCGCGGAACGATTCGGCCCAGTCATCCTTGGCATAGCGCCAGAAATTGAGCTTCGAGCCTGCAAAATGGCATGCGGCAGCCGCCTGTGCCTCAATGCGCCGGCACGCCCGGGAAAGACGGCGCCAGCGCCCGAGGGCCGCCCAAAGGTCGCCTGTGGCGAGGAATTCCTCAAGGTAGTGGAAAGAGAGGCCGTCTTTCCCGGTCTTGCGGAAGAGGTCGCGCAGCTTGAGGCATTGGGCGAAACTGAGCTCCGGCGAGGGGAAGCGGATGAAAAGCCAGCGCACGAAATGGCCGCCTTGGGGATATTCCCGGCGGGCGCAGGCATTGAGCGCATCGTGCAGCCCCTCCCAGTAGCGGGAGCGGAAACGCCCGCGGGCCGCGGCCTGCAAGTCCACGTTGGGGAAATAGGTCACGATGGTGCCGGCGAGCCGCTCCCCTCCTGCCGGAACCCGCGCCGGCTGCGCGCCGGCAAAGTTGAGGTGCCGGCGTACCTTCCACCACCAGTGGGCATAGCGCGCAAGCCCCCGCAGCGGCGCTGGCATGAGGCCATACAGGCGCCGCGCGAGCGGGATTTCCTCATGCTCCGGGGCTGTGCCGCCGGCAGCGGCCGAAAACTGCCGCCCCGTGGCCGCGCAAAGTTCAGCCAGGGTGGCGCGCAAGCGCTGATCGCCGCCCACAAGGTGCAGGGCGGCGCAGCCTTCCGCATCCATAAGCCGCTCGAGGCAGCGCAACTTGTAGATGGTATAGAGCTGGGGCGTCATCTTGGGATGGCGCTCGTAGAGCAGGGAGCACC contains:
- a CDS encoding ornithine carbamoyltransferase produces the protein MARNVLTIRELGPETCWLLVQQAIGIPDAKLQSDFMSEKVALLAFARHSLPERLCVTAAVRQMGGTTIFEGSPSGAWHQEVSDFQKHLMPIFGYYLDCLYTYALPVTTWNVSEVDVHFPIINAGSPDAHPAHALADIACMLRIARDLAGVTAAWVGCANGTLHSLIEATAWFPFALRVAVPKQFDITGLEAKAARIGSPVTFVESPEEAVKDVNFVFAGYRGELDALQQADWAITPELMGKAIPDARLLLCASPVRAIPVAPAVLSSKASLLVRQAEYRLRVHKRILHWVYEA
- the trxA gene encoding thioredoxin, with the translated sequence MVEELTDATFANAMKSDIPVFIDFWAPWCGPCRAMAPIIEEVSKEYEGRVRFYKMNVDENPATPTQYGVRAIPTMVLIKGGDTVEQVTGAITKDALKKMVDSKALPNEGVA
- the trxB gene encoding thioredoxin-disulfide reductase; its protein translation is MYDAVIVGAGPAGITAALYLARSGCSVLLFENLTPGGQVLLTEKLENYPGYPQGIKGYELADQFAAHLADLNSIERPQGEVSSITGKAGDFTIKAEAGEDEYHARVVLVCSGARHRTLGLEKEDTFIGRGVSYCAICDGNFYRNQVVAVAGGGNSALEETLYLANIASKVHLIHRRNAFRGYQIYQDRIAANDKVEVHLSTVIEALEGEKELTGLALKNVVTGSQEILPVHGLFIYVGFIPQTGFLPEAVERDHQGFLVTDTEMRTNVPGIFAAGDIRSKLCRQVITAAGDGATAAQAAFVFLEQLDG
- a CDS encoding outer membrane protein assembly factor BamD gives rise to the protein MAKKLLRCLLLALSLGALAGCGIIDMLYLPPAEDTAQEIFEAANDAMSEKNYVRAVELYNKLRDNYPFSPYTIDAELSLGDAYFLDEEYDLAAETYKDFEALHPRHEAMPYVLYQTGMSLLKQFRSIDRATTELQEAYDCFSRLQQSYPDSPYAKSAEENMLTCRKLMAEHELYIADVFWHMGKYGPAWRRYEFVADNFKDVPEVAEHAKEKSIAAYHKYRSEVAAETREKRQGSWKNWFTWL
- a CDS encoding cupin domain-containing protein, with the translated sequence MPEPAMGPFKRGEVNPYGQFFQGQSYLNMLTRDGLPIGNVTFEPGCRNNWHIHRAAEKGGQILLCTWGRGWYQEWGKPAQELRAGDVVVIPANVKHWHGAAKDSWFVHLAVEVPGKDASTEWLEPVGDEEYASL
- a CDS encoding chemotaxis protein CheW translates to MTQVATSPGHDPHDDDLIQLVTFRIGEEEFGVDILAVQEIIRLMQITMVPRAPEFIEGVINLRGKVIPVINMRTRFNKAAHKPDSNTRIVVMELEQKIVGFLVDGVSEVLRIPESTVEDPPPVVAGIGSEYIRGIGKLDNRLLILLDLDHLLGSIDFVPA
- a CDS encoding TIGR04326 family surface carbohydrate biosynthesis protein; this encodes MKCLVVQTGLGVAPAGATQDADTLVALWDDWESAPGVVSIPERLHGELLAIRAEHMAWAYDMGRLPVKMGTGPARELQDWLRCGEEPSMWWCSLLYERHPKMTPQLYTIYKLRCLERLMDAEGCAALHLVGGDQRLRATLAELCAATGRQFSAAAGGTAPEHEEIPLARRLYGLMPAPLRGLARYAHWWWKVRRHLNFAGAQPARVPAGGERLAGTIVTYFPNVDLQAAARGRFRSRYWEGLHDALNACARREYPQGGHFVRWLFIRFPSPELSFAQCLKLRDLFRKTGKDGLSFHYLEEFLATGDLWAALGRWRRLSRACRRIEAQAAAACHFAGSKLNFWRYAKDDWAESFRGWRALERCLQQRAFLRYAAWCGPQRWTLFPLENCPWERMLTTAMRLRGAARAGAPEAASGAAQPVAPGPVIGAQHSSIRPTDFRYFDDPRTFSAPDCALFQPEAIEGNGRSACRQWLEAGMPPARLGEVEALRYLYLAQHKPSAPPKEEALPPQAGEPVDGRHGPRLLLLTSFFRDETEAHLRLFARCYQQGLLEGWNITVKPHPYLPVEDMLRGLLGADAEKVRISSAPLALALAPGVMVWTSNSTTAALEAALKGLALMVMMPRDDFDLCPLQDVPGLARTATPEDVRRHLAVPATPALPGEYLNLDAALPRWRKLLGLGAAHAAE